From one Asterias amurensis chromosome 14, ASM3211899v1 genomic stretch:
- the LOC139947256 gene encoding profilin-4-like isoform X1: protein MVNSCVMVEIGDYMQLDKIEELVNLVINHIDPEIPHRPAQDRVKMNQLQNLLHDALIATEHVENCAIIRRRDVSLRASSAGFSVNSDQIQRFIDAFKDPSATREKGLYFNDRMYQCVRADKSSIYAKASTEKLGVVLVRTGTLIFIGTYNENMYASVCVEAVEKLASYFKEKDK from the exons ATGGTGAATAGTTGTGTCATGGTTGAAATTGGAGATTATATGCAACTGGACAAGATCGAGGAGTTGGTAAACCTTGTCATAAACCATATCGATCCTGAGATACCACACAGACCAGCCCAG GACAGAGTGAAGATGAACCAGCTTCAGAATCTTCTTCATGATGCGCTGATCGCTACGGAGCATGTGGAGAATTGTGCCATCATCAGACGTAGGGATGTCTCACTAAGAGCCAGCTCAGCTGGATTCAGT GTGAATTCAGACCAAATCCAACGATTCATTGATGCATTTAAAGATCCGTCAGCCACCAGAGAGAAAGGTTTATACTTCAATGATCGGATGTATCAGTGCGTACGTGCGGATAAAAGCTCCATCTATGCCAAAGCATCAACT gaaAAACTAGGAGTTGTTTTAGTGAGAACTGGTACCCTCATATTCATTGGTACATACAATGAAAACATGTATGCAAGTGTCTGCGTGGAGGCTGTGGAAAAACTGG cATCTTACTTCAAAGAGAAAGACAAGTGA
- the LOC139947256 gene encoding profilin-4-like isoform X4: MDRVKMNQLQNLLHDALIATEHVENCAIIRRRDVSLRASSAGFSVNSDQIQRFIDAFKDPSATREKGLYFNDRMYQCVRADKSSIYAKASTEKLGVVLVRTGTLIFIGTYNENMYASVCVEAVEKLASYFKEKDK, translated from the exons GACAGAGTGAAGATGAACCAGCTTCAGAATCTTCTTCATGATGCGCTGATCGCTACGGAGCATGTGGAGAATTGTGCCATCATCAGACGTAGGGATGTCTCACTAAGAGCCAGCTCAGCTGGATTCAGT GTGAATTCAGACCAAATCCAACGATTCATTGATGCATTTAAAGATCCGTCAGCCACCAGAGAGAAAGGTTTATACTTCAATGATCGGATGTATCAGTGCGTACGTGCGGATAAAAGCTCCATCTATGCCAAAGCATCAACT gaaAAACTAGGAGTTGTTTTAGTGAGAACTGGTACCCTCATATTCATTGGTACATACAATGAAAACATGTATGCAAGTGTCTGCGTGGAGGCTGTGGAAAAACTGG cATCTTACTTCAAAGAGAAAGACAAGTGA
- the LOC139947256 gene encoding profilin-4-like isoform X3: MSETKPKFSLLLSSIPDRVKMNQLQNLLHDALIATEHVENCAIIRRRDVSLRASSAGFSVNSDQIQRFIDAFKDPSATREKGLYFNDRMYQCVRADKSSIYAKASTEKLGVVLVRTGTLIFIGTYNENMYASVCVEAVEKLASYFKEKDK, from the exons GACAGAGTGAAGATGAACCAGCTTCAGAATCTTCTTCATGATGCGCTGATCGCTACGGAGCATGTGGAGAATTGTGCCATCATCAGACGTAGGGATGTCTCACTAAGAGCCAGCTCAGCTGGATTCAGT GTGAATTCAGACCAAATCCAACGATTCATTGATGCATTTAAAGATCCGTCAGCCACCAGAGAGAAAGGTTTATACTTCAATGATCGGATGTATCAGTGCGTACGTGCGGATAAAAGCTCCATCTATGCCAAAGCATCAACT gaaAAACTAGGAGTTGTTTTAGTGAGAACTGGTACCCTCATATTCATTGGTACATACAATGAAAACATGTATGCAAGTGTCTGCGTGGAGGCTGTGGAAAAACTGG cATCTTACTTCAAAGAGAAAGACAAGTGA